The genomic DNA TGCTCTTCCTCCTTTTTCGCCTTTTTACTCAGGGTTATTGCAAAATCCGGACAGTGTATATCACATAAACCGCACTGTATACAGTCTTCAGGTCTGGTGGCAATGGGAGTCCCATTCGGACCGCGCTCTAATACATTTTTCGGGCAGACCGATATGCAAATGCCGCATTTCTTGCACCAGCTTGAAAAAATATGAACTGGTTCATCTTTGTCCTTATTCATTTCAATAGCCGCTAATTAAAGATATTTCAATTAGTTTGCTTGTTAATGTTAAATAAGTATTTTCCTAAATA from Methanosarcinales archaeon includes the following:
- a CDS encoding 4Fe-4S binding protein; this translates as MNKDKDEPVHIFSSWCKKCGICISVCPKNVLERGPNGTPIATRPEDCIQCGLCDIHCPDFAITLSKKAKKEEEHEESKGSIAAG